The genomic segment GACAGGGACCCCACCTTTACAACAAACAGAGCTGTAAATAGAGACATACTATCATGTATCACTCCTTGGGAGATCACCCCAATCTGGGGAGCCTCGAACCCCAAACCTTCTCAGCTTGGAACTGGAATGAgggctctggggggagggggcggactGCTGAAGCCAGGGAGGCCCAGCGCCCTGACCCCAGCTCTGCCTGTCCCGCGGACTCCCACCGCTTGGCGTGGGCGCCCGGCCTCGCGCCGCTCCAGCCCGGCCCCTCGGCCTCTTTAAGAGGACTCCATGGCACCCTCGGCCTGAGGCGTCCTGGGCGCTCCCTCCTCCTCGTCGTCATCGGGGGGCCCCAGGGTGGACACCGGGGGCCCAGTAGGGGCTGACTGCTCCCAGAATCGAGCCAGAGAGAGGCGGAAGGTGTCCAAGTGGCCGTTGGAGAGGTCGAGGCCAGCAGGGGACGGGGTGGCGGCAGAGGGCGGCGGGTAGTGGGGTGGTGCATCGTCCTTGCGGCGCCGCCGGGTGCGCACCTCCAGGCAGTTCTGGCCCTTGAGGTGGCGCTGCAGGTGGTCCTCCTTGGCGAAAGCCTTGTGGCACAGGTGGCACTCGTAGGGCCGGTCCCCCGTGTGCAGGTGCATGTGGTTCTTGAGGTCGTAGCTGTGCAGGAAGCGGGCTGGGCAGTGCGGGCACGAGTAGGGGCGCTCTCCTGTGTGCTTCCGCATGTGGATCTTCAGCTTGTCGTTCCTGGCCGCGCAGGGAGTGGGGCACAGGAGCCCGTCAGGCCCGGGGCCGCCCCACTCCCCCCGGGACCACCACCCCAcgaccgccccccgccccccgccaggcTCCCAGCCCTCGTGGACTTCCCCCGCTTAGGTGGGCCCAGCCTCCAACACAGCCCCCTCCAACACCAAAGCTTTCCTGCGCCAAACCCACCTCCCTCGCCTTTCTTTCTCCCCGGCCTCCCAATTTTGGTGTCTCTGGGAACCTCCACAGCCTCAGTTCTTCCAGGaccacctgcctccctccccaccggCCTGGCCCCTCCTGGGTcccttccccccctgcccccccccactcaccgGGTGAAGCGGACTCCGCAGACTTCACAGGCGAAGGGCTTCTCACCCGTGTGGGTCCTCATGTGGCGGGGCAGTTTGCCTGCCCCGTGGATGATCTTGTGGCAGACCGGGCACTCCTGGGGCATCTGGGAGCGGCGCTTGCGCACCAGCTTGTCCTGGCCGTCCAGGCCTGGTGCCAGGGCATCCTGGTGCAGCGAACTCAGGTAGGCCATCAGGTCGGGATCAATGGCGTCCTCGTCTGAGCCCAGCTCCTCTGGGGACAGTGGGGGCCCACCTCCCTGCGCCATCCCGTAGGCAGAAGGGTACACCagctcctcttcttcttcctcaccCTCGTAGGGCTCGTAAGTCAGGGGCCCCTCGGGGGGTGAAGCAGTCCCCGCTGGAGGGCTGTAGCTGTCCCCCAGCCCGCTGCCCGCTCCGCTGCCCACTCTGGccgccacctcctcctcctcgtaGGTCAAGGGATGGGCAGGCACCGTGGGCGCCTCGGGCACTAAGTGGTTCGCCCGGGCCCCCTTGGTCTGCAGGAAAGCTTTTCGGGGCTTGCGGCTGCGGCGGGCGACCGGCcgagggggcggcgggggcgggggcgggaggggcccCGGGGGCGGGCTGTCTTCTCCGTTGGGAACCCCGGAGGCCGAGGCCGTGGCCGTGGCGAAGGCCTCCAGGTACTGGCGGGCTCGCTCACAGTCGTCCTCGTCGGGGCTGGGAGCCTCGAGGCCGCTGCCCTGCAGGATCTCCATGCAGGCGGCGATGACGCACGGGATCTCCAGCAGCCGCGCGGCCTGCAGCACGGCGGGCATGTTGGCGCTGCTGGTGGTCAGCGTGGCCGTGTAGGCGAACTCCAGCAGCGCGCCCAGCGCCTCGGGCCCCACGAAGTCCAGCTCGCACACGCCGCCGCCCCCCGcggccgccccgccgccccccgcccccaccagcgCCCCGCCGCCCCCCTCGGTGAAGAGCTTCTTGAAGTAGTGGCTGCAGGCGGCCAGCACCGCCCGGTGGGTGCGGTACTCGAGGCCCTGCGTCCGGATGGTGAGGTCGCAGAGGTGGCCCAGCTGCCGCTGCTCATTGAGGCAGCTCAGGAGCTCACTGCTGTGGTCTGGGAATGGGATCCCGATGAGGTCGTCCTCAGGGCTCCCCATCTTCTCCTGCGGGGTGGAGAAGAGGGACAGGTGAAGGGCGCTCAGCTCTGTGCGGGGCGCGGGCATCGGCCCACACTTCCTGACCCGGGAGACTCTCCTAAGTGCTTTACACCCAGGTGATCTTCCAGAACCTTCTGAAGGACTGATTAGCAGCCATCTCACAGACAGGGGCAGCGACTTTGCAAGTGAGGTGCAGAATGGCGTTCAAACCCAGGCCGTGGGCCCACGGTCACGTTCCCACCTGCTCTGCACAGTCCCGCCTGCCTCTGGAGCAGCGACTTGCTGAGCCTTCGCTGGAGGCCCGCCCGCTTCGCCCGCCCCACTCCCCATGCCTTGGGAGGGATGCTGGGGTCCTGGCCCAGGCTTCACGAAGGACTCAGGGCTCAATCATCTGAGAACTGGGGTGACAGCCTCCGACGGAGCCTCCCCACAGCTAGAGAGGCCAAGGACAGGGTTGGGATTACACTGGACCAAGGCATGCTCCGGGCCTGGCCAGGTACTTTAACCCAAGCTACCCGCACAGAGGGCTTGGTGCTCTGTAAAAGGCGATGCAAACTCACCAGGCAGCTTCGCAGCACCTTCACCTTcaccctcctgctcctcccctcccccacctactAAAAGTTCATCTCCCCTTTTAGATTCCACCCCCCCAGGCCAAAAGGGAAACACAGCTCCCAGCATCCCTCCCCccacatcctcccctcccccagggggcCAAGGAGCAGCCACCCTTTGCTGGGGTGTCGTGGGCTGGCTCCGGTGCTTCCTGCCCCGCACAGATAAGCATCGTCCCGTCCCcgtccccgccccctccccccactgccaaTAGAGGCCAAGTCGCAATCCCACCCCTCCCACTGCAGCTACCACCCGCACCTCTCCCTCCCTATTCGTGGCCAGTCGGGCGAGGGCCCCTCTCCAGCAGGTTGTCTTGTACCCGCTGTGCTCTCCCCTCCAAGGCAGAAGCTGCAGCACCCCCAAGGCtggtggaggggcaggagggcggTAGGTGGGCCTGGCCTGGACGTGGGGAGGGCTGCTTGAGTCCTGGGTCTGCTGCTAGCTTGCTGgatgaccttgggccagtcccTTCTGTCTGTGCATCCTTTTCCTCAGCTGTACAAGGAGTGGGTGGGAGTAGGGGTCCCAAGAGCTCAGCCCTCCGGCCCTGACATTGGGTGTGTGGGTCTGAAGCGAGTGGAGACAGAGTTGGGGCCTGGAAAGAGcagggctctggagtcagccAGGCTTGAGTCTGAACCCTCCCTCTGTGGCTGACTAGCTCGGTGACTTGAAACCCATGAGCTGGTGGTCTCTGAGCCTCCTTCCTAGTCTATGGTACGGGATCATTCCACTGGACCTGTAGGCTTGTAGGCTTGCGGTGACGGGTACATGAGACCACGTGTGGGGGCCCAATAAACATTCTGGCCTTGGGAGGGAGAAACAAGGCCTCGCCCAGGGGCAGATTCCACTACACAAATGGCCTCTGCTGGGAAACTGCTTGGGTCTCCCTCCCTCAAATCACCCCAAAGAGTCAGGTTACTACTAGCTACATGACCTTGGATCAGTCACTTCCTTTCCCCAGGAGGccggtttcctcctctgtaataTTAAAGGCTGACCTACATGGTTCTTAGGGCGGGTCCCGCTGACCCAGGTCAGTGTCTTCTTCACTACTCCCAACAGCCGCTCAGTCCGCAGACATTGAGGGAAAAGGTTTTTTCAGGGAGCTGGGGGAGTCAAGGGCCACAGATTTCCCCTTTAGAACACAAGAACTGCATTGTCTCCGCCTGCCTCCCAGCCTGTCACCTTCACTGTGACGCCGGGACTCCTGCATGGGCGCCCTCCGGAAGCAGCACCCACGTGTCTCCCCTTTCCTGGACAGACAGCCAGATGCCCTCAGCAAGCCCCCTGCTCCCACCTGGAGTCCCCATATCGCTTCCCCGCCTGGGAGCAATCCCAGTTCCCTTTGGTTCTCCTGCCCGCACTTGACAAACAGAGCAAGTGGCAAATGGCCCCAGGACTTAGGAACAAACAGAAAGCGGGTGGGCAGCGGCAGCAGTGGGCACCCTCCTGGGCCCAGGCAGATCCTGTCCCTCCTGAGGGGGATGGGTGGGGCTGTCCTCGCTGTCCATTGGCCTGGAGCTGGGCACCCGCAGGCACGTGgcttgccccatccctctccctccttccctccccaccccacccattcCTGCTGCTAAGCCCGCCTTCtttctcccaccccagggccGGTCTCCGCGGCAACTTGGCGTGGCAGGGTGCTGATTGGCTGACCCTGCTGTCAGGTCACAGGCTCAGGCTGGTTCACCACGCAACTCACACACAGGGCGCTTGGGCAAGGGTGGGTGTTTAACCCCTTAGGCCCAACTCCAATGCCCATGGCCACGAGGTAGCAAcgaaggaggggagaggcagaggacaCACGTAGGAAGGGGAGGTGTTCTTAAGGTTCTCTAGCTTCTGGAAAACTCCCCCAGCCCTTACCCAAGCCTCTGGCACCCATGCCAACTTAGGTGCCACATGGAACGATGCTGGTGCCAACCAGGCTAAGGGGGCACTCCTAGCCCCATCATCCAGGGGGGTGGGGCACCAGTGCCAGGATGCCCACCCCACCTTGGGCACCCTTCCCACATCTGCATCCCAAAGAGCCCAGCCCCCTGACGCCCCATGAGGGCGGCCCATCCCCACCCAGCCTGGCATGCCCCCTCTTGCTAAGGCCTTGTGGgcatgggtgtgtgtggtgtttggGGGGGCAGCTGTGCCAGGGAACCAGGCAAGGTCTGTTTGGTCTGTTTGCCTGGTAGGGGGAAGAACTGGGGGCCCCGCCCCATCGCTCCCCCTTTCCCGCCacccccccaggctcccctcactGTCAGGCCTGCTAGACCGGCCAAGCAGGTGGGCAGCTCTCTTGAAACTGGGCCCTGAGTCAAGCCTGCCCCATCTTTGGTGGGGGGAAGACTCTGGGGCGAGAAAGGTAGGAGGGGGGCAAAGGTAGGAGCCCCTATCCCCTAACCCCTCAGTGCCCTAGGGCACCTGCCGGGGTGTGTCCACCACCAAGAACCAAAAGGTGGAGAACACTGGCCCTGACTTGGAAGGGAAAAGGAGCCTGAAGTCTTTCCAGGTGCTGACCGCAGGCCGTGtccagagcagggctgggggcgcCGGGGCCATGACACAGGGATGCAGCAGGGTCATGGGCCCCCAAGGGGCAGATGAGTGAAGCTGgccccccttccccacaccctgGGGATTAGGGGAGTGAGGCTTAGTGTGGGGGGCAGCGGGCGGAACCAGGATTAGCGGCCGAGAAAATAGATATGGGGCTGAGACACAGTCACagagacacccccccacacacaccaaagGCTTCTCCAGGTGCAGCCGCTCGGATGTCCCTATGACATCCTCCTCCACGGCGATGGAGGCCTGGGGCACTTCCCAGTGCCCACCCCCCACTTTGGCTGGCCACCCTCCCttacttctttctcctttctgccccccacccccaccccaactccagcCTCAGgttctcttcctgtttttttgGAACTAAGTTTGCACGCAGCCAGGGCTTTGGCCTGTGGCTGGACCAGGGGGGTGGGGAAGTCGGACAGTGGGTCCAAAGTCCTCAGGGACCCAGGAATCTTAGCTCCCCAATTTCTCCTACCCTTCCCAGGGCCTCTGGAGCCCAGGCACTGGAGTCAGCTGGACTGCCCAGTTGGGAAGGCAGGATGCGGGGCTGAGGAAGTCCCTTGGAGGATGGTATCAGCTTAGAAGGCGAGGCCCCCAGCCAAGGGATGCCCTGGCATGTTCTGAGCCCCTGGGTCCGCACCCCAGCCCCTCCGAGCGAGTGCGtgccctgcccatcccccacatGCCGCTTCCCCCCCTCCTAACCTCACCACCCCCAGCACTCACACTTCCTGGGGGCCAGGCGGGGAAGGGAGACCGCAAGCCACGAAGGGGGAAGGAGGCCAGGGGAGTTGGCTGCTTCCCGGTGCTGTGGGGGTTAAGCCTCTCCTCCCTCAAAATCCCCAATTCCTGGTGCTCCCTGAAATGAGGGAGATCTTAGTGCCGCTCCACATTCTCTGTCCCTGACACCCGCCCTAGCCCCCGGCACTCTCCCCCCCACCGCAGGCTGCACTGGGGGGTGtgagggaagatggcagaggaggtAAGGGGGGCAActcccttccccagccttccTCTTTCACCTTTGGGGACCCCTGCCCAGCAGCCACTCTCCACTCCTGGCCCCCATCCTTGGCCTCCTCTTCCCGTCCCCTTGCTTGGCCCACCCTGTGCCCTCTCCGCAAAAAAGcatcttttgcttttcttccttcagcCTTGGCCAGCCTCCTGCCTCGTCCACCCTAGGCATCCGTGGCCCTTGGCCCCCAGGTGCCGCCTcgccctctcctttctcttccctcaggTCTCCACTCCAGGCTCTCCCGCTTCCTCCATTCCACCCTGCTCCCAGCATCCATTCTCTTCTCCCCAGGCTGGCGGGTAGAGAGAGGGGCCCGAGGAATCAAATCGAGGAGCCAGGCCTGCCTTCCAAGGCCTGGTCTTGCCATGGGATGGCCACATTCAGGGCACCCATGCCACGCTTCTGGAAGAAGCACAGGATCGAAATCTGGGGGCCAGTTGGGGAGGatgggtggcggtggggggggggggctggtgcGGAGACAGCggatgtggggtggggaggggaggacaacCTAGGCCTCTCTGCCCGTCAGAATTTCCAGCCCTGGAGCTGCTGGGCTTTCCCCAGAGGGTACCCACCCTGGGCCAGGCAACTGTGCACCTGGACAGACCCCGGCCATCAGGGTTCCCAGTGGGATCTGCCTGGGCAATGCCAGCTCCCCTTAGGGCCTGAGGAGACGGCACAAGGTGCCAGGGTCTGCCCtgtgcccaccccctccccccagcctagCGTCTCGGGCTGGGTAACCGAGCCGGCTGGTAACCCCACACCCGCCAAGCCGCGGGCAGAAACctgagccccccagccccagaggaCACCCCAGCCCGATCCCCGGAGCCCGGCTCCCTGCCAGCCTGTCTAACCTCCTGTCCTGGCCCAGCAATCCTTCGGCTCCCATAGGCCCCTTCTGCGCCCCTGTCCTCCCGGGGCCCCTGAGTGCTGAAGCTTCCCGGCACTCCAGCTCCTCGGACCCTCAGCTCCCTCAACCTTCCCGGGGAAGTTTGGACACCCTCTTCCTAGCCTGTTTTTCAGTCCCTCTCTGACCCTTGGCCAATTCTAGGCCTCCAAGCCTCCCCTGGGGCCTAATCTCCCAAGCCAGAGCAGAGCCTACTCACCTGAACGCTGAGGGGCCTCGCCGGCAACTCCTCTTGGCCCCTGGGGGGAGCAGgttggaaggggtgggggagggctgggctgggggggggtggggtggctgttCCCCGCTCCAGCTCCCTCCTTCAAAGGGGCCGCCCACGacctggcccagcccctcccccctgcagccTTAACCCTCTGggtgctgcccccctccccccagcttggaGGGAGGGGTTACCAGAGGGCTGGCAGCGTGGGACAGGGCCTGAGGTCTCTGCCTGTGGTGCCCGAAGCCCCAGCTGTACCCAGCCCCGCTCGTCCTTACTCAGCCCTGAGAGGGGAAAAAGGTGAGTGTAGGCAAGGTAGGAGCTGGGACAGTCCAGGAGGACAGAGGTGAGGAGGAGCCTCGGGAGAGGCTGCTGGAGGTGGgaccaggagaaggaagaagggaggggaggggacaggaggcgGCAGTGgccagaagagggaggaggggaaaccCTGGACAGACAGTGCCCAGGGCTGACAGGTGCCCAGGTCCCAGCCCCTCAGGGCATGTGGCACCACAGGGGGCCACAGGGAGGCCCTCCAGACCCCAGTGGGCCCCTCGGACCCCTGGGAGCTGACCGAATTCTCCCCACCCTGTACTGGGCTGGGGCCCTCAGGGGCTGGGCAAGGCAGCACCCCGCCCTCCCCATGCCTCACCCCAAACCCACTCACATACCACAGTTCCTTGCCCAGGCGCCAGCCCCTGCCAACCAGGCCAGGGGGCAGCCCTTGTGCCAGCCCCCAATGGCCAGGGGGATCAGGGGGACGGAGCTGGCCTGAGGGGGGTGGACAGATGGGGGGAGCTGTGGGCACCGAAAGAGGAAGGAGCCAGGAGGGGGCATCTGCTGGGAAGCGCCGAGCCCCACCCCTTGCGCAAGCCACCGCCACCCTGGCCGGTTGGGTGGGACCCGCCTGGGCCCGAGGGGCAACTCAGGAGGGCTCTGAGCCCAGAGATGGGTGGGCCACACGGTTGCACTTAAACAACTCCGAGGGTCCCTTATTCCTGGAACAAGGGGTGCCCTAATGTTCCCTAGACACTCGGCCAATCCAAGTCCTCCTGGGTTGGGGAGGACCACTGAAATGCCCCCTAAAAcatcccctcccctttccccccaaCAGCTGCTGGCTCCACGCCGCTGGCCTGCTGCCCCTCACCAGCTCCCGGCCCGGTTGGCACCTACCCACCAGGATGCTGGCAGTCctgccctcctctccctcctacccccctGCTCCCAGCGCCCCATGCCAACTGtgggcccggggtgggggagggtcacCCCCCTGCCTTTTGGTGCCAGTCAGGCGGGTTCACTCCCCTCGGTCCTACAGACAAGGCCCAAGACCCTGTTCTCGAGCCGTCTCCTCAAGAGGCAGCGCACAAGTCAGGGCCTACCCGGACAGCCCAGTGAGCACTTACTGAAAGCTCCGTTCCCCAAGGTGGGTGCCAGCCTCCCAGCATTCCCTCTGCCTAAGCATTTGCTTGGGCACCAAAGTCCCCGCAATTCCTGAGAGTCCTGGTGCCCGCAGCCTGcaagggagtggggtggggctgcTCTCTGCCCTTTGATCCCCATAAAGGGAACCaacctggagggcagggggcagggaaggggttCATGGGGCCCCTCCATTCTATCCCTGCCAGGGgcagcagggcagggtgggggcatcTCTTGGGTGGGGCTCTAAGGTAAGCATGGTAGCATGTcccagcagaggagagggaggttaATCATGGGTACATGGTATCACGTGGGCACAGGGTGGAGAGAACACGGcgagggcggtgggggggatgCAGAGGGTACCCACGTTCCAATTCATCCCAATCCTGGCTTTTACTCCCATCTAGCAACGCTTCCAGACTTCACCAAATTGAGAGCACAAGGACTACAACTCCCAGTATGCACCACAACTGCTCTGCATGTACCTTGGGAGTTGTAGTTCTCAAGAGAAGtcctgtgttctcttccccagagccttgctgatggggtggggagggcagagcagaAGGTTTGGTCCCAAGTCTCCTTTCTAGAAGAGGTAAAAAGCTAGGAGGTCCATGGTGGAGGGGAAGAGGACCCCTTCTCCCAGGcaaaggggaggaaaggaggaaggaaggaggagaggatgTCTGTTGAAAGGGGCATATGGGTggggaggagttgggggggggtggaaacaggaaggaaactgaagccagaGACATGAGGTCGAAAGCAAAGGCCTGGTGGAGCCTCACACCGAAGCCTGGCAGGGACTGGGAAGGCATAAGAGGAATTAGGGATGCCAACTGGTAGCAAACTGGTGTGTTGTTGGGGCCACGGGCTCCATTTGCCTGCCACAAGCCCTCTTTTGCCTGGGGCACCCTCCAGCCCTGGATCCGGCACAGGTATCTGCTGGCTGGAGAACTCTGAAGGCTGACTTGGTCCTGGGATGCTAGCGGGCAGAGGAGGAGGCCGGGGGAGGTCAGGGCCAGGCCTGATGGGGATTGTGGTGCAGGGAGGTATGCACGGGGTTAGGCCCAGCTGGGAGTTCAAGGAACTGTGCTGGCAAATGAGGATGCTACCTCCCATGgcagcgggggggcggggggcgggggggcttgggggggcttggggggcctggggggcctcAGTGAAGAGGGGGCTATGTCGCCAAGGCTGCCTCAACTAAAGGGCGCAGTGAAGAGGGCAGCCCTCTTCGGTCTCC from the Halichoerus grypus chromosome 7, mHalGry1.hap1.1, whole genome shotgun sequence genome contains:
- the ZBTB7B gene encoding zinc finger and BTB domain-containing protein 7B codes for the protein MGSPEDDLIGIPFPDHSSELLSCLNEQRQLGHLCDLTIRTQGLEYRTHRAVLAACSHYFKKLFTEGGGGALVGAGGGGAAAGGGGVCELDFVGPEALGALLEFAYTATLTTSSANMPAVLQAARLLEIPCVIAACMEILQGSGLEAPSPDEDDCERARQYLEAFATATASASGVPNGEDSPPPGPLPPPPPPPPRPVARRSRKPRKAFLQTKGARANHLVPEAPTVPAHPLTYEEEEVAARVGSGAGSGLGDSYSPPAGTASPPEGPLTYEPYEGEEEEEELVYPSAYGMAQGGGPPLSPEELGSDEDAIDPDLMAYLSSLHQDALAPGLDGQDKLVRKRRSQMPQECPVCHKIIHGAGKLPRHMRTHTGEKPFACEVCGVRFTRNDKLKIHMRKHTGERPYSCPHCPARFLHSYDLKNHMHLHTGDRPYECHLCHKAFAKEDHLQRHLKGQNCLEVRTRRRRKDDAPPHYPPPSAATPSPAGLDLSNGHLDTFRLSLARFWEQSAPTGPPVSTLGPPDDDEEEGAPRTPQAEGAMESS